One Periophthalmus magnuspinnatus isolate fPerMag1 chromosome 8, fPerMag1.2.pri, whole genome shotgun sequence genomic window carries:
- the LOC117375528 gene encoding zinc finger protein 646-like isoform X4, translated as MYASTNPGSAHGDFQDRNGVNYVSSAESFGHCSQLFWKKDPSDSGPSSTISWCEQLPPSSAALSGSSLSPPSLSLEPSAPPPAPSAPPTPASDIAPSAPDDTESDERPYVCDLCNCAYKHASSLLNHKLTHKIGDFKCDFCSKPYTNYMSLRNHMRIHGQKRYMCDLCGKAFRLARYLRNHQRIHDDGPNRFDCPSCCKSYRTMLELAQHRCSAAANNQNKFSCPSCFKSYRSMLELAQHRCSAAAKNQSSSRRSNFSGPRRHQSQQQSQQQQSNSSTLMQPPQHPTHGPQEPLSSHCVSPMPQGAPGTGLSNQTVPDHQVCPSVVSSQSAPQSMRSSSKLVSSSASPAPSSSSYSLLQPLVPEAKHQDTFSLAPQRPLSAINPLGHSLHPNGAASLKPSPVPRSIQPMPWEQRSLYNQ; from the exons ATGTACGCCAGCACCAACCCCGGCAGCGCGCACGGAGACTTCCAGGACAGGAACGGAGTCAACTACGTGTCCTCCGCCGAGTCTTTCGGACACTGCTCGCAATTGTTCTGGAAAAAGGACCCCAGTGATTCCGGA CCGAGTTCAACCATCAGCTGGTGTGAGCAGTTGCCCCCCTCCTCTGCGGCCCTGTCTGGCTCCAGtctgtcccctccctctctgtccctggaACCCTCTGCCCCTCCGCCCGCCCCCTCTGCTCCCCCTACACCGGCCTCGGACatcgctccctctgctccagaCGACACAGAGTCCGACGAGCGGCCTTATGTCTGCGACCTGTGCAACTGCGCCTATAAACATGCCAGCTCGCTCCTCAACCACAAGCTCACGCACAAGATCGGAGACTTCAA GTGTGACTTCTGCAGTAAGCCGTACACAAACTACATGTCCCTGAGGAATCACATGCGCATCCATGGACAGAAGCGCTACATGTGTGACCTGTGTGGGAAGGCCTTCCGCTTAGCCCGCTATCTGCGCAACCACCAGCGTATCCACGACGATGGGCCCAACCGCTTCGACTGCCCCTCTTGCTGCAAGAGCTACAGAACCATGCTGGAGCTAGCCCAGCACCGCTGTAGTGCTGCTGCCAACAACCAG AACAAGTTCAGCTGCCCGTCCTGCTTTAAGAGCTACAGGTCCATGCTGGAGCTGGCCCAGCACCGCTGCAGCGCCGCCGCCAAAAACCAG AGCTCCAGTCGACGCTCCAACTTCTCTGGTCCTCGGCGTCACCAGTCCCAGCAGCAGAGCCAGCAACAGCAGAGCAACAGCAGCACCCTCATGCAGCCACCACAGCACCCCACCCACGGCCCCCAGGAACCGCTCTCCTCTCACTGTGTGTCCCCCATGCCCCAAGGTGCTCCAGGGACAGGCCTATCTAACCAAACAGTGCCCGACCACCAG GTGTGTCCCAGTGTGGTGTCGTCCCAGAGTGCCCCCCAGAGCATGAGGAGCTCGTCCAAACTGGTGTCTTCTTCGgccagccccgccccctcctcctcctcctactctctGCTCCAGCCCCTGGTGCCTGAG GCCAAGCACCAGGACACGTTCTCCCTGGCCCCACAGCGACCCCTCAGCGCCATCAACCCTCTGGGCCACAGCCTCCACCCTAACGGAGCCGCCAGCCTCAAGCCCTCCCCTGTACCCCGCTCCATTCAGCCCATGCCCTGGGAACAGCGCTCCCTCTACAACCAATGA
- the LOC117375528 gene encoding zinc finger protein 646-like isoform X6, with the protein MYASTNPGSAHGDFQDRNGVNYVSSAESFGHCSQLFWKKDPSDSGPSSTISWCEQLPPSSAALSGSSLSPPSLSLEPSAPPPAPSAPPTPASDIAPSAPDDTESDERPYVCDLCNCAYKHASSLLNHKLTHKIGDFKCDFCSKPYTNYMSLRNHMRIHGQKRYMCDLCGKAFRLARYLRNHQRIHDDGPNRFDCPSCCKSYRTMLELAQHRCSAAANNQSSSRRSNFSGPRRHQSQQQSQQQQSNSSTLMQPPQHPTHGPQEPLSSHCVSPMPQGAPGTGLSNQTVPDHQVCPSVVSSQSAPQSMRSSSKLVSSSASPAPSSSSYSLLQPLVPEVKEMSQGYTRLSANPMAKHQDTFSLAPQRPLSAINPLGHSLHPNGAASLKPSPVPRSIQPMPWEQRSLYNQ; encoded by the exons ATGTACGCCAGCACCAACCCCGGCAGCGCGCACGGAGACTTCCAGGACAGGAACGGAGTCAACTACGTGTCCTCCGCCGAGTCTTTCGGACACTGCTCGCAATTGTTCTGGAAAAAGGACCCCAGTGATTCCGGA CCGAGTTCAACCATCAGCTGGTGTGAGCAGTTGCCCCCCTCCTCTGCGGCCCTGTCTGGCTCCAGtctgtcccctccctctctgtccctggaACCCTCTGCCCCTCCGCCCGCCCCCTCTGCTCCCCCTACACCGGCCTCGGACatcgctccctctgctccagaCGACACAGAGTCCGACGAGCGGCCTTATGTCTGCGACCTGTGCAACTGCGCCTATAAACATGCCAGCTCGCTCCTCAACCACAAGCTCACGCACAAGATCGGAGACTTCAA GTGTGACTTCTGCAGTAAGCCGTACACAAACTACATGTCCCTGAGGAATCACATGCGCATCCATGGACAGAAGCGCTACATGTGTGACCTGTGTGGGAAGGCCTTCCGCTTAGCCCGCTATCTGCGCAACCACCAGCGTATCCACGACGATGGGCCCAACCGCTTCGACTGCCCCTCTTGCTGCAAGAGCTACAGAACCATGCTGGAGCTAGCCCAGCACCGCTGTAGTGCTGCTGCCAACAACCAG AGCTCCAGTCGACGCTCCAACTTCTCTGGTCCTCGGCGTCACCAGTCCCAGCAGCAGAGCCAGCAACAGCAGAGCAACAGCAGCACCCTCATGCAGCCACCACAGCACCCCACCCACGGCCCCCAGGAACCGCTCTCCTCTCACTGTGTGTCCCCCATGCCCCAAGGTGCTCCAGGGACAGGCCTATCTAACCAAACAGTGCCCGACCACCAG GTGTGTCCCAGTGTGGTGTCGTCCCAGAGTGCCCCCCAGAGCATGAGGAGCTCGTCCAAACTGGTGTCTTCTTCGgccagccccgccccctcctcctcctcctactctctGCTCCAGCCCCTGGTGCCTGAGGTAAAGGAGATGAGCCAGGGATACACTAGGCTGAGCGCCAACCCCATG GCCAAGCACCAGGACACGTTCTCCCTGGCCCCACAGCGACCCCTCAGCGCCATCAACCCTCTGGGCCACAGCCTCCACCCTAACGGAGCCGCCAGCCTCAAGCCCTCCCCTGTACCCCGCTCCATTCAGCCCATGCCCTGGGAACAGCGCTCCCTCTACAACCAATGA
- the LOC117375528 gene encoding zinc finger protein 646-like isoform X2, with amino-acid sequence MYASTNPGSAHGDFQDRNGVNYVSSAESFGHCSQLFWKKDPSDSGPSSTISWCEQLPPSSAALSGSSLSPPSLSLEPSAPPPAPSAPPTPASDIAPSAPDDTESDERPYVCDLCNCAYKHASSLLNHKLTHKIGDFKCDFCSKPYTNYMSLRNHMRIHGQKRYMCDLCGKAFRLARYLRNHQRIHDDGPNRFDCPSCCKSYRTMLELAQHRCSAAANNQNKFSCPSCFKSYRSMLELAQHRCSAAAKNQSSSRRSNFSGPRRHQSQQQSQQQQSNSSTLMQPPQHPTHGPQEPLSSHCVSPMPQGAPGTGLSNQTVPDHQVCPSVVSSQSAPQSMRSSSKLVSSSASPAPSSSSYSLLQPLVPEVKEMSQGYTRLSANPMAKHQDTFSLAPQRPLSAINPLGHSLHPNGAASLKPSPVPRSIQPMPWEQRSLYNQ; translated from the exons ATGTACGCCAGCACCAACCCCGGCAGCGCGCACGGAGACTTCCAGGACAGGAACGGAGTCAACTACGTGTCCTCCGCCGAGTCTTTCGGACACTGCTCGCAATTGTTCTGGAAAAAGGACCCCAGTGATTCCGGA CCGAGTTCAACCATCAGCTGGTGTGAGCAGTTGCCCCCCTCCTCTGCGGCCCTGTCTGGCTCCAGtctgtcccctccctctctgtccctggaACCCTCTGCCCCTCCGCCCGCCCCCTCTGCTCCCCCTACACCGGCCTCGGACatcgctccctctgctccagaCGACACAGAGTCCGACGAGCGGCCTTATGTCTGCGACCTGTGCAACTGCGCCTATAAACATGCCAGCTCGCTCCTCAACCACAAGCTCACGCACAAGATCGGAGACTTCAA GTGTGACTTCTGCAGTAAGCCGTACACAAACTACATGTCCCTGAGGAATCACATGCGCATCCATGGACAGAAGCGCTACATGTGTGACCTGTGTGGGAAGGCCTTCCGCTTAGCCCGCTATCTGCGCAACCACCAGCGTATCCACGACGATGGGCCCAACCGCTTCGACTGCCCCTCTTGCTGCAAGAGCTACAGAACCATGCTGGAGCTAGCCCAGCACCGCTGTAGTGCTGCTGCCAACAACCAG AACAAGTTCAGCTGCCCGTCCTGCTTTAAGAGCTACAGGTCCATGCTGGAGCTGGCCCAGCACCGCTGCAGCGCCGCCGCCAAAAACCAG AGCTCCAGTCGACGCTCCAACTTCTCTGGTCCTCGGCGTCACCAGTCCCAGCAGCAGAGCCAGCAACAGCAGAGCAACAGCAGCACCCTCATGCAGCCACCACAGCACCCCACCCACGGCCCCCAGGAACCGCTCTCCTCTCACTGTGTGTCCCCCATGCCCCAAGGTGCTCCAGGGACAGGCCTATCTAACCAAACAGTGCCCGACCACCAG GTGTGTCCCAGTGTGGTGTCGTCCCAGAGTGCCCCCCAGAGCATGAGGAGCTCGTCCAAACTGGTGTCTTCTTCGgccagccccgccccctcctcctcctcctactctctGCTCCAGCCCCTGGTGCCTGAGGTAAAGGAGATGAGCCAGGGATACACTAGGCTGAGCGCCAACCCCATG GCCAAGCACCAGGACACGTTCTCCCTGGCCCCACAGCGACCCCTCAGCGCCATCAACCCTCTGGGCCACAGCCTCCACCCTAACGGAGCCGCCAGCCTCAAGCCCTCCCCTGTACCCCGCTCCATTCAGCCCATGCCCTGGGAACAGCGCTCCCTCTACAACCAATGA
- the LOC117375528 gene encoding zinc finger protein 628-like isoform X1 translates to MYASTNPGSAHGDFQDRNGVNYVSSAESFGHCSQLFWKKDPSDSGPSSTISWCEQLPPSSAALSGSSLSPPSLSLEPSAPPPAPSAPPTPASDIAPSAPDDTESDERPYVCDLCNCAYKHASSLLNHKLTHKIGDFKCDFCSKPYTNYMSLRNHMRIHGQKRYMCDLCGKAFRLARYLRNHQRIHDDGPNRFDCPSCCKSYRTMLELAQHRCSAAANNQNKFSCPSCFKSYRSMLELAQHRCSAAAKNQSSSRRSNFSGPRRHQSQQQSQQQQSNSSTLMQPPQHPTHGPQEPLSSHCVSPMPQGAPGTGLSNQTVPDHQVPTPLHYVCPSVVSSQSAPQSMRSSSKLVSSSASPAPSSSSYSLLQPLVPEVKEMSQGYTRLSANPMAKHQDTFSLAPQRPLSAINPLGHSLHPNGAASLKPSPVPRSIQPMPWEQRSLYNQ, encoded by the exons ATGTACGCCAGCACCAACCCCGGCAGCGCGCACGGAGACTTCCAGGACAGGAACGGAGTCAACTACGTGTCCTCCGCCGAGTCTTTCGGACACTGCTCGCAATTGTTCTGGAAAAAGGACCCCAGTGATTCCGGA CCGAGTTCAACCATCAGCTGGTGTGAGCAGTTGCCCCCCTCCTCTGCGGCCCTGTCTGGCTCCAGtctgtcccctccctctctgtccctggaACCCTCTGCCCCTCCGCCCGCCCCCTCTGCTCCCCCTACACCGGCCTCGGACatcgctccctctgctccagaCGACACAGAGTCCGACGAGCGGCCTTATGTCTGCGACCTGTGCAACTGCGCCTATAAACATGCCAGCTCGCTCCTCAACCACAAGCTCACGCACAAGATCGGAGACTTCAA GTGTGACTTCTGCAGTAAGCCGTACACAAACTACATGTCCCTGAGGAATCACATGCGCATCCATGGACAGAAGCGCTACATGTGTGACCTGTGTGGGAAGGCCTTCCGCTTAGCCCGCTATCTGCGCAACCACCAGCGTATCCACGACGATGGGCCCAACCGCTTCGACTGCCCCTCTTGCTGCAAGAGCTACAGAACCATGCTGGAGCTAGCCCAGCACCGCTGTAGTGCTGCTGCCAACAACCAG AACAAGTTCAGCTGCCCGTCCTGCTTTAAGAGCTACAGGTCCATGCTGGAGCTGGCCCAGCACCGCTGCAGCGCCGCCGCCAAAAACCAG AGCTCCAGTCGACGCTCCAACTTCTCTGGTCCTCGGCGTCACCAGTCCCAGCAGCAGAGCCAGCAACAGCAGAGCAACAGCAGCACCCTCATGCAGCCACCACAGCACCCCACCCACGGCCCCCAGGAACCGCTCTCCTCTCACTGTGTGTCCCCCATGCCCCAAGGTGCTCCAGGGACAGGCCTATCTAACCAAACAGTGCCCGACCACCAGGTACCAACACCACTGCATTAT GTGTGTCCCAGTGTGGTGTCGTCCCAGAGTGCCCCCCAGAGCATGAGGAGCTCGTCCAAACTGGTGTCTTCTTCGgccagccccgccccctcctcctcctcctactctctGCTCCAGCCCCTGGTGCCTGAGGTAAAGGAGATGAGCCAGGGATACACTAGGCTGAGCGCCAACCCCATG GCCAAGCACCAGGACACGTTCTCCCTGGCCCCACAGCGACCCCTCAGCGCCATCAACCCTCTGGGCCACAGCCTCCACCCTAACGGAGCCGCCAGCCTCAAGCCCTCCCCTGTACCCCGCTCCATTCAGCCCATGCCCTGGGAACAGCGCTCCCTCTACAACCAATGA
- the LOC117375528 gene encoding zinc finger protein 646-like isoform X3, with protein sequence MYASTNPGSAHGDFQDRNGVNYVSSAESFGHCSQLFWKKDPSDSGPSSTISWCEQLPPSSAALSGSSLSPPSLSLEPSAPPPAPSAPPTPASDIAPSAPDDTESDERPYVCDLCNCAYKHASSLLNHKLTHKIGDFKCDFCSKPYTNYMSLRNHMRIHGQKRYMCDLCGKAFRLARYLRNHQRIHDDGPNRFDCPSCCKSYRTMLELAQHRCSAAANNQNKFSCPSCFKSYRSMLELAQHRCSAAAKNQSSSRRSNFSGPRRHQSQQQSQQQQSNSSTLMQPPQHPTHGPQEPLSSHCVSPMPQGAPGTGLSNQTVPDHQVPTPLHYVCPSVVSSQSAPQSMRSSSKLVSSSASPAPSSSSYSLLQPLVPEAKHQDTFSLAPQRPLSAINPLGHSLHPNGAASLKPSPVPRSIQPMPWEQRSLYNQ encoded by the exons ATGTACGCCAGCACCAACCCCGGCAGCGCGCACGGAGACTTCCAGGACAGGAACGGAGTCAACTACGTGTCCTCCGCCGAGTCTTTCGGACACTGCTCGCAATTGTTCTGGAAAAAGGACCCCAGTGATTCCGGA CCGAGTTCAACCATCAGCTGGTGTGAGCAGTTGCCCCCCTCCTCTGCGGCCCTGTCTGGCTCCAGtctgtcccctccctctctgtccctggaACCCTCTGCCCCTCCGCCCGCCCCCTCTGCTCCCCCTACACCGGCCTCGGACatcgctccctctgctccagaCGACACAGAGTCCGACGAGCGGCCTTATGTCTGCGACCTGTGCAACTGCGCCTATAAACATGCCAGCTCGCTCCTCAACCACAAGCTCACGCACAAGATCGGAGACTTCAA GTGTGACTTCTGCAGTAAGCCGTACACAAACTACATGTCCCTGAGGAATCACATGCGCATCCATGGACAGAAGCGCTACATGTGTGACCTGTGTGGGAAGGCCTTCCGCTTAGCCCGCTATCTGCGCAACCACCAGCGTATCCACGACGATGGGCCCAACCGCTTCGACTGCCCCTCTTGCTGCAAGAGCTACAGAACCATGCTGGAGCTAGCCCAGCACCGCTGTAGTGCTGCTGCCAACAACCAG AACAAGTTCAGCTGCCCGTCCTGCTTTAAGAGCTACAGGTCCATGCTGGAGCTGGCCCAGCACCGCTGCAGCGCCGCCGCCAAAAACCAG AGCTCCAGTCGACGCTCCAACTTCTCTGGTCCTCGGCGTCACCAGTCCCAGCAGCAGAGCCAGCAACAGCAGAGCAACAGCAGCACCCTCATGCAGCCACCACAGCACCCCACCCACGGCCCCCAGGAACCGCTCTCCTCTCACTGTGTGTCCCCCATGCCCCAAGGTGCTCCAGGGACAGGCCTATCTAACCAAACAGTGCCCGACCACCAGGTACCAACACCACTGCATTAT GTGTGTCCCAGTGTGGTGTCGTCCCAGAGTGCCCCCCAGAGCATGAGGAGCTCGTCCAAACTGGTGTCTTCTTCGgccagccccgccccctcctcctcctcctactctctGCTCCAGCCCCTGGTGCCTGAG GCCAAGCACCAGGACACGTTCTCCCTGGCCCCACAGCGACCCCTCAGCGCCATCAACCCTCTGGGCCACAGCCTCCACCCTAACGGAGCCGCCAGCCTCAAGCCCTCCCCTGTACCCCGCTCCATTCAGCCCATGCCCTGGGAACAGCGCTCCCTCTACAACCAATGA
- the LOC117375528 gene encoding zinc finger protein 787-like isoform X5, translating to MYASTNPGSAHGDFQDRNGVNYVSSAESFGHCSQLFWKKDPSDSGPSSTISWCEQLPPSSAALSGSSLSPPSLSLEPSAPPPAPSAPPTPASDIAPSAPDDTESDERPYVCDLCNCAYKHASSLLNHKLTHKIGDFKCDFCSKPYTNYMSLRNHMRIHGQKRYMCDLCGKAFRLARYLRNHQRIHDDGPNRFDCPSCCKSYRTMLELAQHRCSAAANNQSSSRRSNFSGPRRHQSQQQSQQQQSNSSTLMQPPQHPTHGPQEPLSSHCVSPMPQGAPGTGLSNQTVPDHQVPTPLHYVCPSVVSSQSAPQSMRSSSKLVSSSASPAPSSSSYSLLQPLVPEVKEMSQGYTRLSANPMAKHQDTFSLAPQRPLSAINPLGHSLHPNGAASLKPSPVPRSIQPMPWEQRSLYNQ from the exons ATGTACGCCAGCACCAACCCCGGCAGCGCGCACGGAGACTTCCAGGACAGGAACGGAGTCAACTACGTGTCCTCCGCCGAGTCTTTCGGACACTGCTCGCAATTGTTCTGGAAAAAGGACCCCAGTGATTCCGGA CCGAGTTCAACCATCAGCTGGTGTGAGCAGTTGCCCCCCTCCTCTGCGGCCCTGTCTGGCTCCAGtctgtcccctccctctctgtccctggaACCCTCTGCCCCTCCGCCCGCCCCCTCTGCTCCCCCTACACCGGCCTCGGACatcgctccctctgctccagaCGACACAGAGTCCGACGAGCGGCCTTATGTCTGCGACCTGTGCAACTGCGCCTATAAACATGCCAGCTCGCTCCTCAACCACAAGCTCACGCACAAGATCGGAGACTTCAA GTGTGACTTCTGCAGTAAGCCGTACACAAACTACATGTCCCTGAGGAATCACATGCGCATCCATGGACAGAAGCGCTACATGTGTGACCTGTGTGGGAAGGCCTTCCGCTTAGCCCGCTATCTGCGCAACCACCAGCGTATCCACGACGATGGGCCCAACCGCTTCGACTGCCCCTCTTGCTGCAAGAGCTACAGAACCATGCTGGAGCTAGCCCAGCACCGCTGTAGTGCTGCTGCCAACAACCAG AGCTCCAGTCGACGCTCCAACTTCTCTGGTCCTCGGCGTCACCAGTCCCAGCAGCAGAGCCAGCAACAGCAGAGCAACAGCAGCACCCTCATGCAGCCACCACAGCACCCCACCCACGGCCCCCAGGAACCGCTCTCCTCTCACTGTGTGTCCCCCATGCCCCAAGGTGCTCCAGGGACAGGCCTATCTAACCAAACAGTGCCCGACCACCAGGTACCAACACCACTGCATTAT GTGTGTCCCAGTGTGGTGTCGTCCCAGAGTGCCCCCCAGAGCATGAGGAGCTCGTCCAAACTGGTGTCTTCTTCGgccagccccgccccctcctcctcctcctactctctGCTCCAGCCCCTGGTGCCTGAGGTAAAGGAGATGAGCCAGGGATACACTAGGCTGAGCGCCAACCCCATG GCCAAGCACCAGGACACGTTCTCCCTGGCCCCACAGCGACCCCTCAGCGCCATCAACCCTCTGGGCCACAGCCTCCACCCTAACGGAGCCGCCAGCCTCAAGCCCTCCCCTGTACCCCGCTCCATTCAGCCCATGCCCTGGGAACAGCGCTCCCTCTACAACCAATGA